The following is a genomic window from Antricoccus suffuscus.
CGCCGAGGACTACTACGACTTCTCTCGTCCGGAGTCTGGCATCAAGAGCAAAGTTGACACAATCCGTGACTCCTTCATCCGTCGCCAGGTTCTCAAGCGGGTGTCCGGCGGTGCGCTGCTCGATGTCGGCTGCGGCATTGGAATGTTCCTCGAGACCATGGCCGGCGAGTTTGATCTCTACGGCGTCGACATCTCCGACTACGCGATCAAGGTGTGCGCGCAGCGTCTGCCGGATGCCAAGCTTGCGGTGGGCAGCCTCATCGAGGGTCTTCCGTTCGACCGCACCTTCGACGTCATCAGCGCCATCAACGTGATGGAACACCTGGAAGATCCACTCGGCGCCGCGAGCGTCGTACGGTCTCGGCTACGTCCGGGCGGGCTGTTTGTCACGCACCTGCCGACGATCGGCAACAAGGTGCAGGCGCGTCTTTACAAGAGTTCCTACGATCAGGACCCGACCCATATCTATCGCCCCAGCGGTCCGGCGTACCAGCGGCTCGTTTCGTCGGCTGGGTTCAAGTGCACGTTTCAGACGTACGCGCCGTTCGTCGGCGCGCCACTGTGGCGGGTGTTGAAGGCGCATCCTGCGCACCTCGCCATCTTCGAAGCGCTTTAGCGTTTCGACCGGCTCAGTACTGCGCCTCACCGAAGACATACACCTCGTCGCCGGACTGCAGGTTGTTCCAGTAGGCGAGTGCGATGTCGTGGGTGAGGTGGACGCAGCCGTGTGACGGCTCCGACAGAGCTCCCTCGTGGAAGGCCATTCCACTGGCAGTGAAGAACACCGCGTAGGGCATCGGTGTGCCGAAGATCGACGACACGTGGTCGATATTCTTCCAGAAGACTTTGTGCATGCCAGGCTCTGTGCGATAGCCCGGACGTCCGGCGATGTGCTGGACCGGGCCGAAGATGACTGCGCCGTCGACCTGCAGCCACGTCATGTTGTTGGTGAGGTCGACGCAGGCTTTGGCCTCGGTCGGGCAGTCGGCGCGCGGCGTTACATACCCTGCAGGAGGCGGCCCGAGGTTGACGACGGGCGCGACGCTGGGATCGGCGGAGTACGACGTGACGGGCGGCTGGGCGGTAGTGGCCGGTGCTTCGGCGGGGGTCGGTGACTCTGCATTCGAGGCCTGCGCGTCGGTTGACTTGGCCGGACCCGAGCGCGCACTCCCCGCGGCTTCCGATGTCGCCGACGAGCTTGCCTGCGCAGTTGACTTAGTGGTCGCCGGCGAACATCCGGCGAGAAGCGCCGCACCGAGCGCTAGTGCGATCACTGACCGAGCGAGACGGTGAGCAGCGTGCGGTCCGATGGTCGTGACCATGCTGTCCTTTCGGGCGGGTCGATTGCGGCGTCGGCGGGATGCCTGCGACTCTCCGGTAGTTTACCGGGACCACACACGTGCCGGCCTCATGAGTCGGTTTGATCGGCGCGACCGGCGACGACGATGCGGCTTTCGTATGCGTAGATCACTGCCTGAGTCCGGTCGCGTAGCGCGAGCTTTGTCAGTAGCCGGTTGACGTAGGTCTTCACGGTGGAGTGTCCGATGAAGAGTCGCTGTGCGATCTCGGCGTTGGACAGGCCAAGTGCGATTAGTCGCAGCACCTCGACCTCGCGTTCGGTTAGCGCGGCCATGGCGACGGGCGGCACCGAGGATTGGCGCGCGAGAAGATATTGCTCGATGAACCGGCGGGTGATTGACGGCGCGACCAGCGACTCGCCGCCGGCGACGGTGCGTACGGCGTCAGTCAGCTGAGTGCCGCGCACGTCCTTCAGAAGGAACCCGCTTGCGCCGGCGTGCAGCGCCTCATAAATCCAGTCGTCACGGTCGAACGTCGTCAGCATGAGCACCCGGGGTGCAGGGTCTTGCTCGAGGATCCGGCGGGTGGCGGCGAGCCCGTCGAGGTTGGGCATGCGGATGTCCATCAGGACAACGGTGGGCCGAAATTGTCTCGCGAGCGTGACGGCTTCGGCGCCGTCGGACGCCTCGGCGACCACCCGCATGTCGTCTTCTCGGTCGATCAGAGCGCGGAACCCGTCACGGATCAAGGCTTGGTCATCGGCGAGGAGTACGTCGATCACGGCGAAGACTCGAGTGGCTCGGGTCGCGTGACAGGAGCAGACTCATGGTCGAGCGGTAGCGTGACCGATACTTCGAAGCCGCCATCTGTGGTCGCGCGTGTGACGCACCGACCGCCGTACAGCTCGGTGCGCTGCCGTACGCCGATCAGTCCCTGGCCGGCGCCGAGGTCGAGTGCCTGGCTGGGGTGCCCCGGGCCGTTCGTGATGTCGATCGCCAGCTGCCCATCGACCTGTTGGACTGCCACCCTGACCCGGGATTCGGGAGCGTGCTTGATCGCGTTGGTGAGTGACTCCTGCACAATCCGGTACGTCGTCAGGGCGAGGCCGGACGACAAATGTATGCCCGGGTCGATCGCAGCCGCGTCGATCGTGAGCCCGGCGGACTTCGCGCGAGATATCAATTGTGCGACGTGCTGCAGATCGGGGCTTGGAGCGGTGCGCTCGGCGCCGTCGAGATCGACAGCGAGCGGAGGCTGCTGGATCAGCCCGAGCATGCGCCGCATGTCCTGGAGCGCCTCGCGCGACGTCTCCTCGATGGCGGCTAGTCGTCGTTCAAGCACCTGACGGCTATCCTCCGCCCCGGCAATATCGGTGAGCGTGCTGCGGGCCGCGACGGTTTGCACGATCACGATCGACAGGCTGTGACTGACGATGTCGTGGAGCTCGGTGGCGATTCGTGCGCGTTCGTGGGCCGCTGCTTGCGCGGCATGCAGGGCGCGGCTGCGCTCGGCCTCAAAGGCCCGCGCCTCGGCGGCGACGACGTTGCGCGATCGCCGCGACACGATTAGGCCCGCTGCCCAGATGATCGTGCAGATCGAGGCTGTCAAAGCGAAGTCGGCCCACGTGCCGTGAGG
Proteins encoded in this region:
- a CDS encoding class I SAM-dependent methyltransferase, yielding MPEGHEYAEDYYDFSRPESGIKSKVDTIRDSFIRRQVLKRVSGGALLDVGCGIGMFLETMAGEFDLYGVDISDYAIKVCAQRLPDAKLAVGSLIEGLPFDRTFDVISAINVMEHLEDPLGAASVVRSRLRPGGLFVTHLPTIGNKVQARLYKSSYDQDPTHIYRPSGPAYQRLVSSAGFKCTFQTYAPFVGAPLWRVLKAHPAHLAIFEAL
- a CDS encoding L,D-transpeptidase; protein product: MVTTIGPHAAHRLARSVIALALGAALLAGCSPATTKSTAQASSSATSEAAGSARSGPAKSTDAQASNAESPTPAEAPATTAQPPVTSYSADPSVAPVVNLGPPPAGYVTPRADCPTEAKACVDLTNNMTWLQVDGAVIFGPVQHIAGRPGYRTEPGMHKVFWKNIDHVSSIFGTPMPYAVFFTASGMAFHEGALSEPSHGCVHLTHDIALAYWNNLQSGDEVYVFGEAQY
- a CDS encoding response regulator; the protein is MIDVLLADDQALIRDGFRALIDREDDMRVVAEASDGAEAVTLARQFRPTVVLMDIRMPNLDGLAATRRILEQDPAPRVLMLTTFDRDDWIYEALHAGASGFLLKDVRGTQLTDAVRTVAGGESLVAPSITRRFIEQYLLARQSSVPPVAMAALTEREVEVLRLIALGLSNAEIAQRLFIGHSTVKTYVNRLLTKLALRDRTQAVIYAYESRIVVAGRADQTDS
- a CDS encoding sensor histidine kinase; this encodes MGTTHALPQTAFWRRYWLDIALVIVAIAINAGALIGGSSADQIMTAVGSSFALLIFLGRRWQPLTVSLLAFAVLAVGSTFSRELTSGQFFGILITFCLVGAVNRERDAVIGWAGGVLAIGFVSAGDPHGTWADFALTASICTIIWAAGLIVSRRSRNVVAAEARAFEAERSRALHAAQAAAHERARIATELHDIVSHSLSIVIVQTVAARSTLTDIAGAEDSRQVLERRLAAIEETSREALQDMRRMLGLIQQPPLAVDLDGAERTAPSPDLQHVAQLISRAKSAGLTIDAAAIDPGIHLSSGLALTTYRIVQESLTNAIKHAPESRVRVAVQQVDGQLAIDITNGPGHPSQALDLGAGQGLIGVRQRTELYGGRCVTRATTDGGFEVSVTLPLDHESAPVTRPEPLESSP